Below is a window of Excalfactoria chinensis isolate bCotChi1 chromosome 9, bCotChi1.hap2, whole genome shotgun sequence DNA.
GATGCAGCCCTCAGGCACTGGGATGTGTCCTGGGAAGACAAGAAGGGACCAGGAGTGGAGCTGGGCTTTGGGCATGTGCCTGGGGCATGCTGGAGGCAGGGAGGCTGAGCTGGGTGTGAGACTAGAGCTGGTTAGACACTTGTGAGAGCAGGAGCTGTTGGGCTTGTCCTGGGGCCTGCAGGACGGGCTCTGCAGCTTCTGACACCCCAGGGTGTTCTCTGCCCTGTCTGCTCCCTTGGCTGAGGATCTCTCGGGGTGCTTTGTCTTGGCATCCCTTTCTTTGTTCCCAGTGCCTCCCTGGCAGCAGACTGTTCTCTCTCTGCCCTGATGATGTGCTGTGGGATCTTGGTCATGACACCCCAGTTCTCAGAGGGATGATTTGCACTGGGTGTTAAAGTTTGGGTAGCAGCTGACAGTTCCTTTCCAGCCCATTTGATGATCCTTCTGTCGTGACCCAGACAGGAGCAGATCAGGGTGCAGGGTCCTGCTGCCCCCCCAGTGGTGATAGAGAGCCACCCTGCTGCTTGCCTCTGCTGTGCAGGGAACAGCCATGGTGCGTACAAGTACAGGAAGGAAGAGACACGTTGGAAAGCTCTTAAAGATGGAAATTGATCCTTCCTTGCTGGCAAGCTCTAGCCTTTCTCCAGGAACTCATTCCCTGGATCCTCTCTCATCTCTGCTTCAAAGGTCCCAGAGCGTATCTTGTAAGGAAAAGGCTATTTGTTGCTTTACTGCCCAGCTGGAATTAACCCAGCACAATGCAGCTCAGAGGTGGGGAGAGGGCAAACCTGCATAAGGAACGATTTTGAGGAAACCACTTTCCTTTGGCTCATGGATTTAATTTGATTTCTCACCCACTGGTGAGCCCATTCCCCAGGAGAAGCTCCATCTCATTCCCTGAGCCCTGAAATAGGTGATTTATCTTGGAGCCAGAGGCAGGGCAGTAGCTGTGCTTGGACTGCCTCAAAGCGTAGCTAGTATAAATAGCTCCTGGGTTTTGACCCTGTCTTGAATTTGTGCACTAGGGGAAGTGCAGAAGTTTTGAAGCCTCAGCCCTGAGCTCTGTAACCTTCACCTCCCATGGGTGGAGGATGTGAAACTCCTGCTGGGTCCCACAGCCTAAAGGCCAAGCTGGAGAGGCTGgttaaaagaaagggaaggtgTAGCTGCCCTCTTCTGATGTAAGAATAACTAAGGGGAATCCACTTCTTGCCACGGAGTATGTGTTAAGGTTACCTGAGCTTAAAAATGTGCAGTGTGAGTGTGTCAGAAATTCCTGAGACACAAATAGCCAGTGTCTGGGAGGGCACTGAGGGGAACATTGCTACGTGCTTGGCCTGTTCCATACCCGTTCCTGGGCATCTGCTGTTGTCTGCTGTCAGAGATGAGATCCTGGGCCAGACAGGCTTTTAGCCAACTTGTTTGGCTGCTCTTGCAAGTGTTCTCCTGCTCCTTCAGCCATTTCATCCCCTGTCTCTCATCCCTCCAGCTGGTATCTGCAGAGGGTTCCCATTCAGATGCTGGGTCAGTCTGTGCCGATAACCAAACAGAGCTGCCACCCTCCATGGAGCGCACAGGAGGAATTGGAGACTCCAGGCCCCCCTCCTTCCAGTAAGTTACCTGGACACCTGTCCTGGTTTCTGAGGGACCTCTGGTGGCTTTGCTGTAAGTCAAGGTGGGAAGAGCAAGGGTTGGGACACGCCTGTCCAAATGGGCAGGAATCACAGATGGCCATAGGGCAGGATGGTGGGACTGGGAGCAGATTCAAAGTGGGGATGTGTTATTTGGTAAGCTAAGGCATGCTGAAAGCAGTGCAAGGAGCTGACATCCTCCCATAGTCCCTTGCCCTGTGCTCCTAGACATCCTGTGATTGCTCCCcaccacctctgctgctgcccctctgAGGAGGGAGACAGCTGATGGGTGCAGGCTCATGCTAGGCAGTAGAGAGAGCCTTCTCAGTCCCTTCCTGGACCTATTTGTCCCTTTATTTCATTGCAGCCCTAATACTGGGGGGAGTCGGGAAAACTTGGACAATGAGACAGAGACAGACTCAGTGGTGTCGTCACAAAGGGAGCGACCTCGTCGGAAAGATGGACCTGAGCATGGTGAGTGCTAACAACATGGCAGGAGCTTTGCTGGGTATAGCTGGGGGCACCAGCTGCGTGTATGGGCCAGCTCTGGCTGTTGTCTAGGACCTCCTCAGAACAGAAGGGCTTCAGTGGTCTGAAGCAATAGCTGTGTGTTGCATCAGAGCTTAGTGATGAAATCCTTTGGGTAAAAGAGATATCTTCTGTAGAATTGCTCCAGGAGCAAGAGGGAGACAGCAGGGCCTCACTCCTGAGTTGAAAAGCAGACTGTGCTGTAGCCTTGCCACTCTGTGCTGGTCCATGGTCTACCAAAGGACCAGTTGCAGCAGTCTTAAGCGGTTTTAGGAGCCTTGTTCTTGGTAGCCCATCAGCCTTTTCCTCATTCTCTAGTGTTGTGGAAGAGGTATCCCACAGGGAAGGAACCTGATCCTTGTGTGGGCTCAGAGCTGACCTGTACTGGGTGGGATTTTGAGGGGAATTTATTCTGAGAATGTTGCCGTGAGCCCTGCAGAGGGAATGGGGCCGTTTCCCTTTTTGTGTCTTAAGCGTGCTGAGTCTTGTTGTTTCATAGCACCCAGAGTGAACGGGACAGTGAAGGGAGAGCGGCGCCGAGACCTGGGCGGGTACGAAAGCTCCTCCACACTCATGAGCAGTGAGCTGGAGACCACCAGCTTCTTCGATTCAGATGAAGACGACTCCACTAGCAGGTAGGAGAACTTAGGGCCTGGCAGAACACAGGCTTCCCACCACCTCTCAGCACTGAGATGCCATTGCAGGGCATAGTAATCCTGGGGTGCCAGTGTCCTTGCACAGACTTGCTACTGTCTTGACTCGCCCATCAGGCCCCTGTGCTATTGTCCGTCTCCCACATACGTGCTCTTCTACTGCAGTCTTCTATTCCACATACCCTTTTCTGTGACTCTTGCTGCCAGAGCCATCATCCCAGCAGCGGAAGAGCTGACTCATACTTTTGCCTCTAGGTTTAGCAGTTCGacagagcaaagcagtgctTCCCGTCTGATGAGGAGGCACAAGCGACGCAGGCGGAAACAGAAGGCTCCACGCATTGAGCGGGTACCCAGGGGCTGGGTATCCTGGGGAGGGCAGTGCAGGGCAAAGTGGGCTGCCTAATGGATCTCTCCACTTAGTTCTTTGGGGCTGATCAAGGATTCAGCTGCATTTGCTGTGGGCACTCCTTGAGCAGGTTGAATCCAAGCAGTGAGATTTCATACAGTGCTGTAAACCCTTCAGTAGGGCCAGTATAGCACAAAGAGGTGGGACCACAGACCTTCTCCTAGCAGTGGAGTGGTCATAAGTGCAGTGGCTGATGCACTCTGGCTCTGCAAAGCTTTCAGCATGATGCTGGAGTTGTGGGTTGTGATTGTGGTGCTATGGGGGGACAGAAGGAGTACATATGAATGGAGTTGGGTCTGGGAATGGTACTGAAGCACCGGGTGAcatcttgtgttttctttatgttgCAGTCATCATCCTTCAGCAGCATCACAGACTCTACCATGTCCCTGAACATCATCACTGTCACACTAAACATGGGTGAGTAGGAGGTGTGCCCAGAGCTTGCAATCTTTCCAGCACAAGATGGGTGCTGGAGAGGGAACTGGGGAGAGGGCAAACAGAGCACTCATGAGTAAGTGTGAGGGAATGGATTCTTTAGGAAAATAGCATGTCTTGGAGCATTCAGGTATCTCAAGAGCTTTTCTGCATTCCAGGATTTTAGGAGAGAGGGGTAGAAGTGGCTATTAGCACATGTATTTTCTGAAGTCAGGACTGCTCGTGCCTGCTGCTTcattgtgttttccttctttctttttccatctctgcagaaaaatataACTTTCTGGGCATTTCCATTGTGGGACAGAGCAATGAGCGTGGTGATGGAGGCATTTACATTGGCTCCATCATGAAGGGTGGTGCTGTGGCAGCTGATGGCAGGATTGAGCCGGGAGACATGCTCTTGCAGGTACTTCACACCCACGTACCTCCATTTTTGAGACTAGAATAGTAGTAAGAAAAGACCCAGAAGCTCCCTGTGCACTTAAGGAAGCTAAACCCAGAGAGCTGCTCTTGGAAGAGGGAAGCTGAGTCACTGCTGAGCAGAGTGAGGAGCTCAGCATCTGGTCACATCTCTGAGATTCACCCCTTTGTGTTGTTTGCAGGTGAATGACATCAACTTTGAGAACATGAGCAATGATGATGCTGTGCGGGTGCTGAGGGAAATTGTGCACAAGCCGGGGTAGGTACTCAGGTTGCTCCTTACATCCATGAGGGGATGCGAAGTGTGTGCATGGGGTGTGTGAATCACATCTTAGAGccacctctgccagcagatCTGCAGGAACTCAAAATTTGGCTGTTGCTTTGCTTCCTGGGTTTTCGTGCCCAAAGCAGGAATTGGAGCCATCATAGTGGTGGTGAATTGGGGTGTGAGTCCCTTTTTCTGGGTGTACAGTGTCATCTTTTTGCTTTGACTGGCTAGCAGTAGGATTGCTGTCCATGCTCTTAAGGAAAGCTATAGTCAAagtggagggagggaaggagcaaGGACAATGAACTGGCAGTTTCTGTCTGTCAGTAGACAGCCAGCATACAGCGAATGCCATGGATCACATGAGGGTTTGTGCCACCAGGCTCTTGTTCTAacttttgccttttctgctgCAGGCCCATCACCCTGACGGTGGCCAAGTGCTGGGACCCCAGCCCCCGGGGCTGCTTCTCGTTACCCAGGAGTAAGTGGATAGCTGACTCACCCTTAACGCTGGTGCCCAGCTCATGTGAGAGCCCTGCCTTAAGCACTTACTTGGTTGTTGTCTTGTTcctcctgtgtgtgtgtgtggctcCATATGGCACTGAATTGGGTTTTGACGGGGTTTCAGCTCTCCCGTAGGGAGGCTGCTATGCATTTCCCAGTCCAAAATGCCCATAGGCCCAGCCCTCATTCCCACATCACGCTGGGGACGCGTTTCACTGGGTCAGGGAGGTCACTTGCTTGGAGCGCCAGAGGAAAGAGAAACCCCTCCCTGAGCCATAGGGGGATCTCTCCCTCTGCACCTCTCCTGCTGACCctccctctcttctttctctcccagtTGCTCCCCAGCGGATCTGGGCTGGGCCAGAGTCTCCATGCTCCGATCCGGGTGAGTCCCGGCAGATACTGGGGATGGAATGGGCTGTGCTGAGTCCCTGTCCCTCCCGTGAGGTTGAATGGATAATGAGATAATTTCTTATAGTTGCTAACTGACTTCTTCACTGCAGGTGAGCCTATCCGGCCCATTGACCCAGCAGCCTGGGTGTCTCACACGGCAGCGATGACTGGCACCTACCCAGCGTACGGTATGAGTCCATCCATGAGCACAATCACTTCCACCAGCTCCTCCATCACCAGCTCCATCCCAGAGACTGAACGTAAGTCCTTGTGCCTCCGTGCTCCTCCCGCTGCACGGCTTCCACACCTTCACTGTGCTCTAAGGGGAGCAATACATCTGCTTGGGGACAGCTGGGCTGGGCAAGGTCTGCTCTGCCATGGAAGTGGGTGGGAGATGGTCCCAACGAGCAGGTGCTTGGATCTATGCAAGATCTGGCTGGGTGAATTTAAACCACATGTTTCAATCTTCTACTTAAGGAGAGTGGAAGATCCTGAATGCAGTCCAGGAGCTGTGGCAGATGCAGAGAAAAGGTTCAGGGAGCAGTTGGGGTTTGCCACCTGGCAGTGTGAGGCCAGCTTGTCGCTTGAGCAAGGCCATCCCAGAGAGCAGATAGGGCAGGACAGAGTCTTGTAGTGTGGCAGGGACCTGCAGAATACAATGCTGTTTTGGTCACTTTCTCGAGATTTTGGGTAATTCTAGTGTGCAAAGCCCTGAAGCAAGGGTCTAAAGAGCTCAACTGGGCCAAAAGGCAGAAGTTTATGAAGAGCAGTGAATTCCCATGCCGGGCTTTGTTGGCAGCTGCTTGGGAACTTAGCTGATCTTAACTGCTTGAGACTGGCTGGAAGGAAGGAGGCTCAAGCCTGGGTTTTGCATGTTAAGAAATGATTCATTTGTGAAAGATACCATCTGAAGTCTGGAAGGGGGTTATGTCAGCATGCACCGCAGGGCTGTCTACGATGTATTGTTCCCTGGCCCATTCCTCCCATGTGTGTGATTCTTCCATTTGGCACTGTtgtcttttctgtctcttctcatctctgcttcccttccctctgtcTGCGTCACAGGCCTCGATGACTTTCACCTGTCCATCCACAGTGACATGGCCACTATTGTCAAAGCCATGGCCTCACCAGAGTCAGGCTTGGAGGTGCGTGATCGCATGTGGCTGAAGATCACCATCCCCAATGCCTTCATTGGTAAGAGactgtgctgcttccagcaggGGCAGGgagtggggggtggggggtctGTTTCCCAAGAAAGCATTCATGAAAGGAGCATCTCTTCAGTGTAAACAGAGCCATTGTCACAAATTGAACCGTTGGCTGTGAATTCccttttttgtgcttttaacCCTCTGCCTTCCTCTTGCTTGCATTTAACTCTGACATTTGGTGGCAGGTTCGGATGTGGTGGACTGGCTGTATCATCATGTGGAAGGCTTTACAGACCGCCGTGAATCCCGCAAATACGCCAGCAATCTGCTGAAGGCCGGCTACATCCGACACACTGTGAACAAGATCACCTTCTCTGAACAGTGCTATTACATCTTCGGGGACCTCTGTGGAAGTATGACACTTGACTCTTGGTTTGGCATGGGTGGGAGGGAAAAGATGAAGGGAGACAAagtcctgcagagctctgctaaCACAATGAGGGCATACCTACAGTTATTACCACCAGACCGAGCTCTTTGTTCTACAGACTGGTAGAGTGGGATAAAGAATATCCCAGCTTGTTTGTTGTGCTGACGGAGCTGTGAAGTTGGAAGCAGCGTTCACAGTGTCACCTGCTCTGTGATCTTTTCACCTGCATAACCTTAGTCTTtgccatctctttttttttcaaggccCTGAACTTCCAGGGTTGGAAAGGGGCTGGTGCTCAGACAACTGAGTTATGCTTAAGTGAGGGGGCTGGTGGGAGTTAATTGGCGAGGTAGAAGATAGCTGTGATGTGGTCCTTTCTGATGTGACAATTCTGTTTTACCCAGCCTAACTGTTTTCCAGCCAGGAAGGGCAAATGCCTATATTTCATGGCAGGGAGAGTGCCAAGTCCTTTAGTCTCCTTGTGTGCTCCATCATGTCCCTGTGAGGGCGGACATGGAGCTTCAGCATCACATGTGGCTATCTTTCCATTTGGCTTAAtccctcttctctgccttcttGCAGACATGGCTAATCTGTCCCTTCATGATCACGATGGCTCCAGCGGTGCTTCGGATCAGGACACTTTGGCTCCGCTCCCACACCCAGGAGCTGCACCCTGGCCCATGGCTTTCCCGTATCAgtatccaccacctcacccATACAACCCACACCCCGGCTTCCCTGACCCAAGCTACAGCTACGGAGGgggcagtgcaggcagccagcacagtGAAGGTGAGTGGAAAATATCAGAATGTGCCTGTGTGGGCagatgcagcaggaaaaggCTGCTCCTTTAGGCAACACCTAATGTATGGGGGGAGCAAGCATAAAAGCGTTCATTTTGGTGAATTCCAGAAGGGTTATGTGACTCAGCATTGAGAGACTGAGAGCATGGACTGTGCGGGCAgatggcagtgctgcagtgtgctCGAGTCCTCTCTTGGTTAGAGGAGCATCCTTTCTTCCTGGCTTGTCCCCGCCAATGATTCCTAATGTTGCCCTGTGTACTTTGCAGGGAGCCGGAGCAGTGGTTCCAACCGCAGTGGCAGcgagaggaggaaggagagagagaagaccGGAGAGTCCAAGTCCGGCGGCAGCGGGAGCGAGTCAGACCACACCACGAGGAGCAGCATGCGGCGTGAGCGTGCGGCCAGCGAGCGCTCGGTGCCTGccagccagcacagccagcgTAGCCAGCACTCTCTGGCTCACAGCATCCGCAGCCATCACAGCCAGCAGTCGTACGGGCCGCCCGGCCTCCCCCCTCTCTTCAGCCCCCCCATGTTGCTGATGCCTCCACCACCGTCAGCCATGGGGCCCCCTGGGGCACCGCCGGGCCGTGACCTGGCCTCTGTGCCCCCCGAACTGACAGCCAGTAGACAGTCCTTCCGAATGGCCATGGGCAACCCCAGTGAGTTCTTTGTGGATGTAATGTGAAGCGCCCGTCCCCTGTCTGTCTGCTgcccctccttcccctctccatccccatcGTTTGTCTCCTAGGACCAGCCCTGGCTTCACCCCTTGTTTTttgggattcttttttttt
It encodes the following:
- the DVL3 gene encoding segment polarity protein dishevelled homolog DVL-3 isoform X2; the protein is MAAAETKIIYHLDEQETPYLVKLPIPAERVTLGDFKGLLNRPNYKFYFKSMDDDFGVVKEEISDDNAKLPCFNGRVVSWLVSAEGSHSDAGSVCADNQTELPPSMERTGGIGDSRPPSFHPNTGGSRENLDNETETDSVVSSQRERPRRKDGPEHAPRVNGTVKGERRRDLGGYESSSTLMSSELETTSFFDSDEDDSTSRFSSSTEQSSASRLMRRHKRRRRKQKAPRIERSSSFSSITDSTMSLNIITVTLNMEKYNFLGISIVGQSNERGDGGIYIGSIMKGGAVAADGRIEPGDMLLQVNDINFENMSNDDAVRVLREIVHKPGPITLTVAKCWDPSPRGCFSLPRIAPQRIWAGPESPCSDPGEPIRPIDPAAWVSHTAAMTGTYPAYGMSPSMSTITSTSSSITSSIPETERLDDFHLSIHSDMATIVKAMASPESGLEVRDRMWLKITIPNAFIGSDVVDWLYHHVEGFTDRRESRKYASNLLKAGYIRHTVNKITFSEQCYYIFGDLCGNMANLSLHDHDGSSGASDQDTLAPLPHPGAAPWPMAFPYQYPPPHPYNPHPGFPDPSYSYGGGSAGSQHSEGSRSSGSNRSGSERRKEREKTGESKSGGSGSESDHTTRSSMRRERAASERSVPASQHSQRSQHSLAHSIRSHHSQQSYGPPGLPPLFSPPMLLMPPPPSAMGPPGAPPGRDLASVPPELTASRQSFRMAMGNPTKNYGVFDFL
- the DVL3 gene encoding segment polarity protein dishevelled homolog DVL-3 isoform X5, with the protein product MAAAETKIIYHLDEQETPYLVKLPIPAERVTLGDFKGLLNRPNYKFYFKSMDDDFGVVKEEISDDNAKLPCFNGRVVSWLVSAEGSHSDAGSVCADNQTELPPSMERTGGIGDSRPPSFHPNTGGSRENLDNETETDSVVSSQRERPRRKDGPEHAPRVNGTVKGERRRDLGGYESSSTLMSSELETTSFFDSDEDDSTSRFSSSTEQSSASRLMRRHKRRRRKQKAPRIERSSSFSSITDSTMSLNIITVTLNMEKYNFLGISIVGQSNERGDGGIYIGSIMKGGAVAADGRIEPGDMLLQVNDINFENMSNDDAVRVLREIVHKPGPITLTVAKCWDPSPRGCFSLPRSKWIADSPLTLVPSSFAPQRIWAGPESPCSDPGEPIRPIDPAAWVSHTAAMTGTYPAYGLDDFHLSIHSDMATIVKAMASPESGLEVRDRMWLKITIPNAFIGSDVVDWLYHHVEGFTDRRESRKYASNLLKAGYIRHTVNKITFSEQCYYIFGDLCGNMANLSLHDHDGSSGASDQDTLAPLPHPGAAPWPMAFPYQYPPPHPYNPHPGFPDPSYSYGGGSAGSQHSEGSRSSGSNRSGSERRKEREKTGESKSGGSGSESDHTTRSSMRRERAASERSVPASQHSQRSQHSLAHSIRSHHSQQSYGPPGLPPLFSPPMLLMPPPPSAMGPPGAPPGRDLASVPPELTASRQSFRMAMGNPTKNYGVFDFL
- the DVL3 gene encoding segment polarity protein dishevelled homolog DVL-3 isoform X11; the encoded protein is MAAAETKIIYHLDEQETPYLVKLPIPAERVTLGDFKGLLNRPNYKFYFKSMDDDFGVVKEEISDDNAKLPCFNGRVVSWLVSAEGSHSDAGSVCADNQTELPPSMERTGGIGDSRPPSFHPNTGGSRENLDNETETDSVVSSQRERPRRKDGPEHAPRVNGTVKGERRRDLGGYESSSTLMSSELETTSFFDSDEDDSTSRFSSSTEQSSASRLMRRHKRRRRKQKAPRIERSSSFSSITDSTMSLNIITVTLNMEKYNFLGISIVGQSNERGDGGIYIGSIMKGGAVAADGRIEPGDMLLQVNDINFENMSNDDAVRVLREIVHKPGPITLTVAKCWDPSPRGCFSLPRSKWIADSPLTLVPSSFAPQRIWAGPESPCSDPGEPIRPIDPAAWVSHTAAMTGTYPAYGMSPSMSTITSTSSSITSSIPETERLDDFHLSIHSDMATIVKAMASPESGLEVRDRMWLKITIPNAFIGSDVVDWLYHHVEGFTDRRESRKYASNLLKAGYIRHTVNKITFSEQCYYIFGDLCGNMANLSLHDHDGSSGASDQDTLAPLPHPGAAPWPMAFPYQYPPPHPYNPHPGFPDPSYSYGGGSAGSQHSEGSRSSGSNRSGSERRKEREKTGESKSGGSGSESDHTTRSSMRRERAASERSVPASQHSQRSQHSLAHSIRSHHSQQSYGPPGLPPLFSPPMLLMPPPPSAMGPPGAPPGRDLASVPPELTASRQSFRMAMGNPTKNYGVFDFL